The DNA segment CCCTCTTCGTTAAGCGGCGGATTCTTGGGATCGAGAGTCGAAACGCGAAACAGCTCCCCCGCTCCCTCGCAGTCGCTCGCCGTCACGATCGGGGTGTGCACGTAGAAAAACTGGCGATCGTTGAAGAAGCGATGGATGGCGAAAGCCAGCTTGCTCCGGATTCTGAATACAGCCCCGAAAAGGTTAGTACGTGGACGCAAGTGAGCGATTTCGCGCAAGTACTCGTTGGAGTGACGCTTCTTTTGCAGCGGAAAGGTCTCGTCGGCGCCGCCGACCAACTCCAGCGAATCCGCTTGGATCTCCCACATCTGCCCTTTGCCCTGCGAGCGAACGAGGCGTCCCTTGACGGATACGGACGATCCCGTGGTGACTCCCTTCGAATCGGAGTAGCCCTCCGCCGTTTCGTTGACCACGACCTGCATGGACTTGAGGCAGGAGCCGTCATTCACCTCCAAGAAAAAGAAAGTCTTGGAATCCCGGCGGGTGCGAACCCAACCCTGCAAGAGAACTGCATCGCGTTCCCCTTCGCTCTTCATCAAGTCAGCAATCAACAGTCGCGTCATAAGGCCCCAAGAGAATCAAAGAAGCCTCCAGATGCAAGACCCGTAGCGCTAAGCATTAGCCAGTGTCTGCAGAGCATGATGCATTCTTCGCTCCAACTCTGCAGGGCTGTCGCTCGCGACACGCCGCGTCAGCCAATCCACATGTCGAAGCCATCCCTCCCATTGCCAATGACTGGAGGGACCGGTTCCACCCGGTCCGAGTCATTTTATCAATTCTTCGCGGTCGCGGGCTGAAGTGGGTCGTGTCCCTGCGGTCGGTACCGCGCTACTTCCTCACTTCACCCGACGCATCAGCACGTAGGCGAGTACAATCATGATAGCCATGGGGGACCACGCCGCGAACTCCGGGGAGAGAGAGCCTTCGCGACCGAGGGCATTGAGAACGCTGGTCAGGATATAGAAGACGAAAAACAGGCCGATCGATTTGGAAACGCCCACCGCAGGATTGGTTCGCACACCGGATACTGCGAAGGGGATGGCGATCCCTGCCACGATCAAGCAGCTCGCCGCGCTGGCCATGAGGGCGTGCAAGCGGGCTTCGTAAGCAAGTACCGAGGGATTGTCCTCCTTCCTGAAATTGTCGGTGATGCGTTTGAGCTGCAGGAAAGAAAGGTCCTTGGGTCGCTTGCCAAAAAGCAACATCAGCGACGGATCGTCCGTCAGGTCCTTGGCCTCCAAACGCTCGAAAGGCGGCCAGAGCTCGCGCCCCGTATCCAGATCGTTAAGACGCTCGCGACCGTCGAAGAGCGACCAGTAGCCTTCCTCCTCGTTGTACCAGCCGTAGCGGGCCATCACGCGGCGCACCTCCCGACGTTCCTCGTCCATGATAGAGACTGAAATGCCGTAGGCTTCCTTCTTGTACTCGCTGTAGCGATTGATGAACCACATGCGGTTCTCGTTGCGATTGTCGAAGGCCAATCCTTCCACGATGCCAACCTCGTCCGTGCTCAAGGTCTTAGCCTCGCTGTCCAAACGAATCGTCTTGATCAACTGGTCCGACTGCTCGACCGACCAAGGGATCAAACTCGAATTCAAGTACCAAAGCCCAGCCGAGATCAGCAAGCTGGCCAGCCAAATGGATCGGGTCACCCGATATACGCTCATGCCCGCCGCCCGCAGGGCGATGAACTCGTTGGAGCGGTGCAGCTGCCCCAACGCGTACAAAATGGATACAAGTACCGTCGCCGGCAAAGTGATGGTCAAAAAGCTGGGAGCGATCACCAAGTAGTACTTCAAGATCTGCCCCGAAGTCGCCTCGTAGCCGATGAGGTCGGTGAAGCTGTCCTGAATCTCGAAAAGCAGCAGCAAGCCGAACATCGAGCCCAACACGAGCACGAAGGCTTTGAGCCATTCGGTGAAAACATATCTGTCGGCGACGCTTAACATGCGGATTGACCAGAGACACTGCGAGCGGCGCCCGTGAAGTCCAGCGGCTTTTGACATCAGGTTTTGACTGGCGTTTCACAAGAGTCACTTTACAAGTCCGTCGGTAATGTCGTCGAAAGTCCCTAAAGAGTCCTGGAACTCCAGACTCGGAATAATCCTCGCCGTTGCCGGTAGCGCCGTAGGCCTTGGCAACTTCCTCAGATTCCCAGGCCAAGCCGCCCAATACGGCGGCGGCGCCTTCATGATCGCCTACTTCATCGCCCTCGTGCTGATAGGCCTGCCCATCTGCTGGGCGGAATGGGCCATCGGCCGCAAGGGCGGGCAAGCCGGCCTCAACTCCAGCCCCGGAATCCTCGGCGTAGTGACAGGCCAAAAGCGCTTTCGCTATCTGGGCATCATCGGCGTGGTCATCCCTGTCGTCATCTACATGTACTACGTCTACATCGAGGCTTGGTGCTTGGGTTACGCGGTGAACTTCGCCAAAGGCTCCATGAACTTCGAAACCGTAAAGGAAGCGGGCGACTTCTGGGGCGGATTCATCGGCATCGGCGAAGACGGCTCCGCTCTCGGCTTCGGCTGGACCGAGGTCGGCGGCTTCCTGCTCGTCGTCTTCCTGTTCAACTTCTACCTCATCTATCGCGGCCTCTCCAAAGGCATCGAGCTGTTCTGCAAGTACGCCATGCCGACCTTGATCGTGCTGGCCGTCATCATCCTCATTCGCGTGCTGACCCTCGGAGCGCCTGTGGAAGCCCATCCGGAAAACAACGTGCAAAACGGCCTCGGCTTCATGTGGAACCCCACCAAGACCATTCTCTACGAGCGCGTGGCCGACGGTGGCACCGGCGCCGAAACCTGGCAACCACTGCCTGACGGAGAAGTGGTCGGCCCGCGCATGATCGCCGCCGCCCAAGCTCGAGCCGACGCCGACCCCAACCTCGAGCTGCGCGAGATCGGCATGCTCAAGCAGCTCCTTAACCCTCAGCTATGGCTCGCCGCCGCCGGACAGATCTTCTTCTCCCTCTCGGTCGGATTCGGGGTCATCATCACCTACTCCAGCTACCTCAAGAAAAACGACGACGTCGTGCTCTCCGGCCTCGCCGCCACCAGCACCAACGAATTCTGCGAAGTCGGACTCGGCGGACTCACCACCCTGCCCGCCGGCTACGCCTTCCTCGGTATCTCCGGAGTGGCAGGGATGGGAACCTTCGGCCTTGGCTTCAACGTGCTGCCCATGGTCTTCTCCGAAATGCCCGGCGGACAGTTCTTCGGTTTCGCCTTCTTCTTCCTGCTCTTCCTGGCCGCCGTCACCAGTTCCCTCTCCATGCTGCAGCCGGGCATCGCCTTCCTCGAAGAGGCCATGAACATCAACCGCAAGCAGTCCGTCGCCATCCTCGGCTTCGTCACCGCCGCCGGCTGCGCCTTCGTGGTCTACTTCTCCGCCGGAGTCAAAGCCCTCGACACCATCGACTTCTGGGTGACCAACCTGCTCATGGTAGTGCTCGCGACCATCCAAATCATCATCTTCGGATGGGTCATCGGCATCGAGCGCGGCTTCGAGATCGCCCACCGTGGCGCCGCCATCAAGATTCCAGGCTTCTTCAAGTTCGTCATGAAGTACGTCAGCCCTGCCTTCCTCATTATCGTATTCGGAGCCTGGTTCTATACCAGCGTGCTCGGATTCCAATTCGGCAGCGACGAGAAGAAGTACAGTAGCTACATCGTGGACCTCTTCATCGAGCCAAACCGCAGCGCCTGGCTCAGCGTCGGGGTTATCGCCCTAACCGCAGCGTTTCTCACCCTCCTCACCGCAGGCGGGGTCTTCAAAGGCAAAACCATCAACGAGGAGGTCTCCAAATGACAACCGGCGGCTGGATCATCATGCTCGTCTCCACCCTTTCCGTAACCAGCCTCTTCTGCTGGTGCATCTGGAAAGTGCTCACCACCGAAGGCGAAGAGGAAAAAGTGCACGGCTTCGAGATCGAAACGCCCGACAAGAAGTAAGCCGGACGCTTGCCTTGCCTATTACTTTGCTTGCCCGTTTCCGCCATGGAAACGGGCATTTTCATGAGCCGCGGACGACCTAGGGAGCTTTCCTTAGACGCTTGCAGGAATCGAGGGGATGAGGGTTCCTACTCAAGACACGCTTAAGCTTTTTTAACCAAAAAAGCCTAGCGGCCTCTCAAGGGATGCTCCGACTAGACCGATTATTCCTGCAGAGAACTCCCTGCGAGCTCTCGCCCGCCCTCATCCATTACCGGACGGCGGCGCAACGCAACGAAACGACCGATCGCAAATGTCACAGCAAAGCACCCTGACCAAGGCTAGCACCAAGACCGATATCCTCCTCGAAGTTGGAACGAACGAAGTAGAAGTCTTCGAGTTCAACCTAGCTGGACAGCACTATGGCGTAAACGTCGCCAAGGTAAACCAGATCGTACAA comes from the Pelagicoccus enzymogenes genome and includes:
- a CDS encoding LptF/LptG family permease, giving the protein MSKAAGLHGRRSQCLWSIRMLSVADRYVFTEWLKAFVLVLGSMFGLLLLFEIQDSFTDLIGYEATSGQILKYYLVIAPSFLTITLPATVLVSILYALGQLHRSNEFIALRAAGMSVYRVTRSIWLASLLISAGLWYLNSSLIPWSVEQSDQLIKTIRLDSEAKTLSTDEVGIVEGLAFDNRNENRMWFINRYSEYKKEAYGISVSIMDEERREVRRVMARYGWYNEEEGYWSLFDGRERLNDLDTGRELWPPFERLEAKDLTDDPSLMLLFGKRPKDLSFLQLKRITDNFRKEDNPSVLAYEARLHALMASAASCLIVAGIAIPFAVSGVRTNPAVGVSKSIGLFFVFYILTSVLNALGREGSLSPEFAAWSPMAIMIVLAYVLMRRVK
- a CDS encoding sodium:calcium symporter; its protein translation is MSSKVPKESWNSRLGIILAVAGSAVGLGNFLRFPGQAAQYGGGAFMIAYFIALVLIGLPICWAEWAIGRKGGQAGLNSSPGILGVVTGQKRFRYLGIIGVVIPVVIYMYYVYIEAWCLGYAVNFAKGSMNFETVKEAGDFWGGFIGIGEDGSALGFGWTEVGGFLLVVFLFNFYLIYRGLSKGIELFCKYAMPTLIVLAVIILIRVLTLGAPVEAHPENNVQNGLGFMWNPTKTILYERVADGGTGAETWQPLPDGEVVGPRMIAAAQARADADPNLELREIGMLKQLLNPQLWLAAAGQIFFSLSVGFGVIITYSSYLKKNDDVVLSGLAATSTNEFCEVGLGGLTTLPAGYAFLGISGVAGMGTFGLGFNVLPMVFSEMPGGQFFGFAFFFLLFLAAVTSSLSMLQPGIAFLEEAMNINRKQSVAILGFVTAAGCAFVVYFSAGVKALDTIDFWVTNLLMVVLATIQIIIFGWVIGIERGFEIAHRGAAIKIPGFFKFVMKYVSPAFLIIVFGAWFYTSVLGFQFGSDEKKYSSYIVDLFIEPNRSAWLSVGVIALTAAFLTLLTAGGVFKGKTINEEVSK